The proteins below come from a single Gossypium arboreum isolate Shixiya-1 unplaced genomic scaffold, ASM2569848v2 Contig00235, whole genome shotgun sequence genomic window:
- the LOC128288585 gene encoding LOW QUALITY PROTEIN: protein Ycf2-like (The sequence of the model RefSeq protein was modified relative to this genomic sequence to represent the inferred CDS: inserted 11 bases in 8 codons), translating into MKGHQFKSWIFELREILREIKNSHYFLDSWTQFNSVGSFIHIFFHQERFIKLLDPRIWSILLSRNSQGSTSNRYFTIKGVVLFVVAVLIYRINNRNMVERKNLYLTGLLPIPMNSIDPEMXYIEESFGSSNINRLIVSLLYLPKGKKISESCFLDPKESTWVLPITKKCIMPESNRGSRWWRNWIGKKRDSSCKISNETVAGIEISFKEKDIKYLEFLFVYYMDDSIRKDHDWELFDRLSPSKRRNIINLNSGQLFEILVKDWICYLMFAFREKIPIEVEGFFKQQGAGSTIQSNDIEHVSHLFSRGKWAISLQNCAQFHMWQFRQDLFVSWGKNPHESDFLRNISRENWIWLDNVWLVNRDRFFSKVRNVSSNIQYDSTRSSFVQVTDSRQLKGSSDQSRDRFDSISNEDSEYHTLINQREIQQLKERSILWDPSFLQTERTEIESDRFPKCLSGYSSMSRLFTEREKRMNNHLLPEEIEEFLGNPTRSIRSFFSDRWSELHLGSNPTERSTRDQKLLKKEQDVSFVPSRRSENKEIVNIFKIITYLQNTVSIHPISSDPGCDMVPKDELGSSNKISFLNKNPFFDLFHLFHDQNRRGYTLHHDFESEERFQEMADLFTLSITEPDLVYYKGFAFSIDSYGLDQKQFLNEVFNSRDESXKKSLSALPPXFYEENESFYRRIRKKWVRISCGNDLEDPKPKIVVFASNNIMEAVNQDRLIRNLIQIQYSTYGYIRNVLNRFIKKNRSDRNFEYGIXKDQIGNDTLNHRTIMKYTINQHLSNLKKSQKKWFDPLILISRTERSMNRDPNAYRYKWSNGSKNFQEHLEHFVSEQKSRFQVVFDRLRINQYSIDWSEVIDKKDLSKSLRFFLSKLLLFLSKLLLFLSNSLPFFFVSFGNIPIHRSEIHIYELKGPNDQLCNQLLESIGLQIVHLKKLKPFLLDDHNTSQKPKFXINGGTISPFLVNKIPKWMIDSFHTRNNRRKSFDNMDSYFSMISHDQDNWLNPVKPFHRSSLISXFYKANRLRFLNNPHHFCFYCNKRFPFYVEKARINNYDFTYGQFLNILFIRNKIFSLCGGKKKHAFLGRDTISPSPIESQVSNIFISNDFPQSGDERYNLYKSFQFAIRSDPLVRRAIYSIADISGTPLTEGQIVNFERTYCQPLSDMNPSDSEEKNLHQYLNFNSNMGLIHTPCSEKYLPSEKRKKRSLCLKKCVEKGWMYRTFQRDSAFSTLSKRNLFQTYMPWFLTSTGYKYLNLIFLDTFSDLLPILSSSQKFVSIFHDIMHGSDISWRILQKKLCLPQWNLISEISSKCLHNFLLSEEMIHRNNESPLISTHLRSPNVQEFLYSILFLLLVAGYLVRTHLLFVSRAYSELQTEFEKVKSLMIPSYMIELRKLLDRYPTSELNSFWLKNLFLVALEQLGDSLEEIRGSAFGGNMLWGGGPAYGVKSIRSKKKYLNINLIDIIDLISIIPNPINRIIFSRNTRHLSHTSKEIYSLIRKXKNVSGDWIDEKIESWVANSDSIDDKEREFLVQFSTLTTEKRIDQILLSLTHSDHLSKNDSGYQMIEQPGPIYLRYLVDIHKKYLMNYEFNTSCLAERRIFLAHYQTITYSQTSCGANSFHFPSRGKPFSLRLALSPLXGILVIGSIGTGRSYLFKYLATNSYVPFITVFLNKFLDNKLKGFLIDDIDIDDSDDIDASDDIDASDAIDDSDAIDRDLDTELELLTMMNALTMDMMSEIDRFYITLQFELAKAMSPCIIWIPNIHDLDVNEANYLSLGLLVNYLSKDCERCSTRNILVIASTHIPQKVDPTLIAPNKLNTCIKIRRLLIPQQRKHFFTLSYTRGFHLEKKMFHTNGFGSITVGSNARDLVALTNEALSISITQKKSIIDTNTIRSALHRQTWDLRSQVRSVQDHGILFYQIGRAVVQNVLLSNCPLDPISIYMKKKSCNEGDSYLYKWYFELGTSMKKLTILLYLLSCSAGSVAQDLWSLPGPDEKNGITSYGFVENDSDLVHGLLEVEGALVGSSRTEKDCGQFDNDRVTLLLRSEPGNPLYMMQNGSCSIVDQRNLYEKYESEFEEGEGEGVLDPQQIEEDLFNHIVWAPRIWRPWGFLFDCIERPNELGFPYWAGSFRGKRIIYDEKDELQENDSAFLQSGTMQYQARDRSSKEQGFFRISQFIWDPADPLFFLFKDQPFVSVFSHREFFADEEMSKGLLTSQTDPPTSIYKRWFIKNTQEKHFELLIHRQRWLRTNSSLSNGFFRSNTPSESYQYLSNLFLSNGRLLDQMTKTLLRKRWLFPDEMKIDSCKRRKVSIT; encoded by the exons CTTCCTATACCTATGAATTCCATTGACCCAGAAAT ATACATTGAAGAATCTTTTGGGTCTTCCAATATCAATAGGTTGATTGTTTCGCTCCTGTATCTTCCAAAAGGAAAAAAGATCTCTGAGAGCTGTTTCCTGGATCCGAAAGAGAGTACTTGGGTTCTCCCAATAACTAAAAAGTGTATCATGCCTGAATCTAACCGGGGTTCGCGGTGGTGGAGGAACTGGATCGGAAAAAAGAGGGATTCTAGTTGTAAGATATCTAATGAAACCGTCGCTGGAATTGAGATCTCATTCAAAGAGAAAGATATCAAATATCTGGAGTTTCTTTTTGTATATTATATGGATGATTCGATCCGCAAGGACCATGATTGGGAATTGTTTGATCGTCTTTCTCCGAGTAAGAGGCGAAACATAATCAACTTGAACTCGGGACAGCTATTCGAAATCTTAGTGAAAGACTGGATTTGTTATCTCATGTTTGCTTTTCGTGAAAAAATACCAATTGAAGTGGAGGGTTTCTTCAAACAACAAGGAGCTGGGTCAACTATTCAATCAAATGATATTGAGCATGTTTCCCATCTCTTCTCGAGAGGCAAGTGGGCTATTTCTTTGCAAAATTGTGCTCAATTTCATATGTGGCAATTCCGCCAAGATCTCTTCGTTAGTTGGGGGAAGAATCCACACGAATCGGATTTTTTGAGGAACATATCGAGAGAGAATTGGATTTGGTTAGACAATGTATGGTTGGTAAACAGGGATCGATTTTTTAGCAAGGTACGGAATGTATCGTCAAATATTCAATATGATTCCACAAGATCTAGTTTCGTTCAAGTAACGGATTCTCGCCAATTGAAAGGATCTTCTGATCAATCCAGAGATCGTTTCGATTCCATTAGTAATGAGGATTCGGAATATCACACATTGATCAATCAAAGAGAGATTCAACAACTAAAAGAAAGATCGATTCTTTGGGATCCTTCCTTTCTTCAAACGGAACGAACGGAGATAGAATCAGACCGATTCCCTAAGTGCCTTTCTGGATATTCCTCAATGTCCCGGCTATTCACGGAACGTGAGAAGCGGATGAATAATCATCTGCTTCCGGAAGAAATCGAAGAATTTCTTGGGAATCCTACAAGATCCATTCGTTCTTTTTTCTCTGATAGATGGTCAGAACTTCATCTGGGTTCGAACCCTACTGAGAGGTCCACTAGAGatcagaaattgttgaagaaagaACAAGATGTTTCTTTTGTCCCTTCCAGGCGAtcggaaaataaagaaatagttaATATATTCAAGATAATTACGTATTTACAAAATACCGTCTCAATTCATCCTATTTCATCAGATCCGGGATGTGATATGGTTCCGAAGGATGAACTGGGCAGTTCCAATAAGATTTCATTCTTGAACAAAAATCCATTTTTTGATTTATTTCATCTATTCCATGACCAGAACAGGAGGGGATACACGTTACACCACGATTTTGAATCAGAAGAGAGATTTCAAGAAATGGCAGATCTATTCACTCTATCAATAACCGAGCCGGATCTGGTGTATTATAAGGGATTTGCCTTTTCTATTGATTCCTACGGATTGGATCAAAAACAATTCTTGAATGAGGTATTCAACTCCAGGGATGAAT AAAAGAAATCTTTATCGGCTCTACCTC ATTTttatgaagaaaatgaatctttttaTCGAAGGATCAGAAAAAAATGGGTCCGGATCTCCTGCGGGAATGATTTGGAAGATCCAAAACCAAAAATAGTGGTATTTGCTAGCAACAACATAATGGAGGCAGTCAATCAAGATAGATTGATCCGAAATCTGATTCAAATCCAATATAGCACCTATGGGTACATAAGAAATGTATTGAATCGATTCATTAAAAAGAATCGATCCGATCGCAACTTCGAATATGGAA CAAAGGATCAAATAGGAAATGATACTCTGAATCATAGAACTATAATGAAATATACGATCAACCAACATTTATCGAATTTGAAAAAGAGTCAGAAGAAATGGTTCGATCCTCTTATTTTGATTTCTCGGACCGAGAGATCCATGAATCGGGATCCTAATGCATATAGATACAAATGGTCCAATGGGAGCAAGAATTTCCAGGAGCATTTGGAACATTTCGTTTCTGAGCAGAAGAGCCGTTTTCAAGTAGTGTTCGATCGATTACGTATTAATCAATATTCGATTGATTGGTCTGAGGTTATCGACAAAAAAGATTTGTCTAAGTCACTTCGTTTCTTTTTGTCCAAGTTACTTCTCTTTTTGTCCAAGTTGCTTCTCTTTTTGTCTAACTCACTTCCTTTTTTCTTTGTGAGTTTCGGGAATATCCCCATTCATAGGTCTGAGATCCACATCTATGAATTGAAAGGTCCGAATGATCAACTTTGCAATCAGTTGTTAGAATCAATAGGTCTTCAAATCGTTcatttgaaaaaattgaaacctTTCTTATTGGATGATCATAATACTTCTCAAAAACCGAAAT TGATCAATGGAGGAACAATATCACCATTTTTGGTCAATAAGATACCAAAGTGGATGATTGACTCATTCCATACTAGAAATAATCGCAGGAAATCTTTTGATAACATGGATTCCTATTTCTCAATGATATCCCACGATCAAGACAATTGGCTGAATCCCGTGAAACCATTTCATAGAAGTTCATTGATAT TCTTTTATAAAGCAAATCGACTTCGATTCTTGAATAATCCACATCACTTCTGCTTCTATTGTAACAAAAGATTCCCTTTTTATGTGGAAAAGGCCCGTATCAATAATTATGATTTTACGTATGGACAATTCCTCAATATCTTGTTCATTCGCAACAAAATATTTTCTTTGTGCGGTGGTAAAAAAAAACATGCTTTTTTGGGGAGAGATACTATTTCACCTTCACCAATCGAGTCGCAGGTATCTAACATATTCATATCTAATGATTTTCCACAAAGTGGTGACGAAAGGTATAACTTGTACAAATCTTTCCAGTTTGCAATTCGATCCGATCCATTAGTTCGTAGAGCTATTTACTCGATTGCAGACATTTCTGGAACACCTCTAACAGAGGGACAAATAGTCAATTTTGAAAGAACTTATTGTCAACCTCTTTCAGATATGAATCCATCTGATTCAGAAGAGAAGAACTTGCATcagtatctcaatttcaattcaaacatgggtTTGATTCACACTCCATGTTCTGAGAAATATTTACCATCCGAAAAGCGGAAAAAACGGAGTCTTTGTCTAAAGAAATGCGTTGAGAAAGGGTGGATGTATAGAACCTTTCAACGAGATAGTGCTTTTTCAACTCTCTCAAAACGGAATCTATTCCAAACATATATGCCATGGTTCCTTACTTCGACAGGGTACAAATatctaaatttgatatttttagataCTTTTTCAGACCTATTGCCGATACTAAGTAGCAGTCAAAAATTTGTATCCATTTTTCATGATATTATGCATGGAtcagatatatcatggcgaattctTCAGAAAAAATTGTGTCTTCCACAATGGAATCTGATAAGTGAGATTTCGAGTAAGTGTTTACATAATTTTCTTCTGTCCGAAGAAATGATTCATCGAAATAATGAGTCACCATTGATATCGACACATCTGAGATCGCCAAATGTTCAGGAGTTCCTCTATTCaatccttttccttcttcttgtTGCTGGATATCTCGTTCGTACACATCTTCTCTTTGTTTCCCGAGCCTATAGTGAGTTACAGACAGAGTTCGAAAAGGTCAAATCTTTGATGATTCCATCATACATGATTGAGTTGCGAAAACTTCTGGATAGGTATCCTACATCTGAACTGAATTCTTTCTGGTTAAAGAATCTCTTTCTAGTTGCTCTGGAACAATTAGGAGATTCTCTAGAAGAAATACGGGGTTCTGCTTTTGGCGGCAACATGCTATGGGGTGGTGGTCCCGCTTATGGGGTCAAATCAATACGTTCTAAGAAGAAATATTTGAATATCAATCTCATCGATATCATCGATCTCATAAGTATCATACCAAATCCCATCAATCGAATCATTTTTTCGAGAAATACGAGACATCTAAGTCATACAAGTAAAGAGATCTATTCATTGATAAGAAA GAAAAACGTGAGCGGTGATTGGATTGATGAGAAAATAGAATCCTGGGTCGCGAACAGTGATTCGATTGATGATAAAGAAAGAGAATTCTTGGTTCAGTTCTCCACCTTAACGACAGAAAAAAGGATTGATCAAATTCTATTGAGTCTGACTCATAGTGATCATTTATCAAAGAATGACTCTGGTTATCAAATGATTGAACAACCGGGACCAATTTACTTACGATACTTAGTTGACATTCATAAAAAGTATCTAATGAATTATGAGTTCAATACATCCTGTTTAGCAGAAAGGCGGATATTCCTTGCTCATTATCAGACAATCACTTATTCACAAACTTCGTGTGGGGCTAATAGTTTTCATTTCCCGTCTCGTGGAAAACCCTTTTCGCTCCGCTTAGCCCTATCTCCTCT GGGTATTTTAGTGATAGGTTCTATAGGAACCGGACGATCCTATTTGTTCAAATACCTAGCGACAAACTCCTATGTTCCTTTCATTACAGTATTTCTGAACAAGTTCCTGGATAACAAGCTTAAAGGTTTTCTTATTGATGATATCGATATTGATGATAGTGACGATATTGATGCTAGTGACGATATTGATGCTAGTGACGCTATTGATGATAGTGACGCTATTGATCGTGACCTTGATACGGAGCTGGAGCTTCTAACTATGATGAATGCGTTAACTATGGATATGATGTCGGAAATAGACCGATtttatatcacccttcaattcgaACTAGCAAAAGCAATGTCTCCTTGCATAATATGGATTCCAAACATTCATGATCTGGATGTGAATGAGGCGAATTACTTATCCCTCGGTCTATTAGTGAACTATCTCTCCAAGGATTGTGAAAGATGTTCCACTAGAAATATTCTTGTTATTGCTTCGACTCATATTCCCCAAAAAGTGGATCCCACTCTAATAGCCccgaataaattaaatacatgtattaaGATACGAAGGCTTCTTATTCCACAACAACGAAAGCACTTTTTCACTCTTTCATATACTAGGGGATTTCACTTGGAAAAGAAAATGTTCCATACTAATGGATTCGGGTCCATAACCGTGGGTTCCAATGCACGAGATCTTGTAGCACTTACCAATGAGGCCCTATCGATTAGTATTACACAGAAGAAATCAATTATAGACACTAATACAATTAGATCTGCTCTTCATAGACAAACTTGGGATTTGCGATCCCAGGTAAGATCGGTTCAGGATCATGGGATCCTTTTCTATCAGATAGGAAGGGCTGTTGTACAAAATGTACTTCTAAGTAATTGCCCcttagatcctatatctatctatATGAAGAAGAAATCATGTAACGAAGGGGATTCTTATTTGTACAAATGGTACTTCGAGCTTGGAACGAGCATGAAGAAATTAACGATACTTCTTTATCTTTTGAGTTGTTCTGCCGGATCGGTCGCTCAAGACCTTTGGTCTCTACCCGGACCCGATGAAAAAAATGGGATCACTTCTTATGGGTTCGTTGAGAATGATTCTGATCTAGTTCATGGCCTATTAGAAGTAGAAGGCGCTCTGGTGGGATCCTCACGGACAGAAAAAGATTGCGGTCAGTTTGATAATGATCGAGTGACATTGCTTCTTCGGTCCGAGCCGGGGAATCCCTTATATATGATGCAAAATGGATCTTGTTCTATCGTTGATCAGAGAAATCTCTATGAAAAATACGAATCGGAGTTTGAAGAAGGGGAAGGAGAAGGAGTACTCGACCCGCAACAGATAGAGGAGGATTTATTCAATCACATAGTTTGGGCTCCTAGGATATGGCGCCCTTGGGGCTTTCTATTTGATTGTATCGAAAGGCCAAATGAATTGGGATTTCCCTATTGGGCCGGGTCATTTCGGGGCAAGCGGATCATTTATGATGAAAAGGATGAGCTTCAAGAGAATGATTCGGCGTTCTTGCAGAGTGGAACCATGCAGTACCAGGCACGAGATAGATCTTCCAAAGAACAAGGCTTTTTTCGAATAAGCCAATTCATTTGGGATCCTGCGGATCCACTCTTTTTCCTATTCAAAGATCAGCCCTTTGTCTCTGTGTTTTCACACCGAGAATTCTTTGCAGATGAAGAGATGTCAAAGGGGCTTCTTACTTCCCAAACAGATCCTCCTACATCTATATATAAACGCTGGTTTATCAAGAATACGCAAGAAAAGCACTTCGAATTATTGATTCATCGCCAGAGATGGCTTAGAACCAATAGTTCATTATCTAATGGATTTTTCCGTTCTAATACTCCATCCGAGAGTTATCAGTATTTATCAAATCTGTTCCTATCTAACGGAAGACTATTGGATCAAATGACAAAGACATTGTTGAGAAAAAGATGGCTTTTCCCGGATGAAATGAAAATTGATTCATGTAAGAGGAGAAAGGTTTCCATTACTTAG